A window of Torulaspora globosa chromosome 8, complete sequence contains these coding sequences:
- the UBC13 gene encoding E2 ubiquitin-conjugating protein UBC13 (ancestral locus Anc_8.230), translated as MASLPKRIIKETERLVSDPVPGITAEPHEDNLRYFEVTIEGPQQSPYEHGVFKLELFLPDDYPMEAPKVRFLTKIYHPNIDKLGRICLDVLKTNWSPALQIRTVLLSIQALLASPNPNDPLANDVAEDWIKDEEGAIRKAREWTELYAKKKDSSDGS; from the exons ATGGCTTCACTACCCAAGAGGATTATCAAG GAAACAGAAAGGCTTGTTAGCGACCCTGTGCCCGGGATCACTGCTGAGCCACATGAAGACAATCTGAGATACTTCGAGGTCACCATCGAGGGACCCCAACAATCCCCCTACGAGCACGGCGTCTTTAAACTAGAGCTGTTTCTCCCAGACGACTATCCAATGGAAGCTCCGAAAGTTCGCTTCCTAACCAAGATATACCATCCTAACATTGACAAGCTGGGCCGGATTTGTCTGGACGTCTTGAAAACCAATTGGTCTCCCGCGTTGCAGATAAGGACAGTGCTGCTATCGATCCAAGCACTACTGGCCAGTCCCAATCCAAACGACCCACTAGCTAACGACGTCGCGGAGGATTGGATCAAGGACGAGGAAGGTGCCATTCGGAAAGCCCGCGAATGGACTGAGCTTtatgccaagaagaaagacagCAGTGACGGCAGTTGA
- the DNF1 gene encoding aminophospholipid-translocating P4-type ATPase DNF1 (ancestral locus Anc_8.231), with product MSNLPDSPFNDEPPMSPFDDKFEFEEQQNGKANTRRKGSILKKHGTHKNPKTTGLGVAFQEDKLPEFEEAARPFDEEEDDDAHSFKATPKMGGPAAMFEDVTLDDPSSSDKSDRKHHGGMKRLRMGTQRNKKGRPNVGRARTLKWAKKNFHNPFEEFLKEEMDDEGLQNRASELRTLYYNLPLPEDMLDEDGKPIINYPRNKIRTTKYTPLNFLPKNILLQFRNIANIYFLVMIILGAFEIFGVTNPALNAVPLIVIVTITAIKDAIEDSRRTVLDLQVNNTRTHILQGIDNQNVSADNVSWWRKFKKANTRLLLRFVAFCKSHLTEEGKRKRLQQKRRKMQAKRNSMGDMPRNSLDSIGSYRMSADFARPSGDYGRPSMDYDNMGHLVGRDDDVNLIDRTMPPIPDCRFAKDYWKNVKVGDIIRIHNNDEIPADVVLLSTSDADGACYVETKNLDGETNLKVRQSLKCSFRIRNSRDITRTKFWLESEGPHANLYSYQGNLKWIDPNNNEMRNEPVTINNTLLRGCTLRNTKWAMGLVVFTGDDTKIMINSGVTPTKKSRISRDLNFSILINFGLLFVLCFISGVVNGVYYREKNVSRDYFEFGTPAGNPATNGFVSFWVALILYQSLVPISLYISVEIIKTAQAAFIYGDVLLYNAKLDYPCTPKSWNISDDLGQIEYIFSDKTGTLTQNVMEFKKATINGVSYGRVYTEALAGLRKRQGVDVEAEGQREREEIARDRDVVINELKAMANNSQFNPDDLTFVSKEFVRDLQGQNGKLQQNCCEHFMLALALCHSVLVEPHKSDPNRLELKAQSPDEAALVGTARDMGYSFVAKTHKGLIIEIQGVQKEFEILNILEFNSSRKRMSCIVKIPAMSAEEKPKALLICKGADSVIYSRLKRSSDANDESLLEKTALHLEEYATEGLRTLCIAQRELSWAEYSEWNERYDIAAAALSDREQQLDEVADSIERELVLLGGTAIEDRLQDGVPDSIALLGEAGIKLWVLTGDKVETAINIGFSCNLLNNEMELLVIKHSGNDVEEFGDDPFSVVQNLILKYLRERFGMSGSEEELAEARKEHGFPKGNFAVIIDGDALKLALSSDEIKRQFLLLCKNCKAVLCCRVSPAQKAAVVNLVKKSLDVMTLAIGDGSNDVAMIQSADVGVGIAGEEGRQAVMCSDYAIGQFRYLARLVLVHGRWSYKRLAEMIPQFFYKNVIFALALFWYGIYNNSDGSYLFEYTYLMFYNLAFTSLPVIFLGIMDQDVNDTISLIVPQLYRVGILRTEWNQTKFLWYMFDGVYQSTICFFFPYLIYHKTMYVTQNGYGLEHRYYLGIMVTAIAVVACNLYVLLHQYRWDWFTGLFIGLSCIIVFGWTGIWSSSLRSNEIWKAGARIYNTPAFWAVFFVAVLFCLLPRFTLDCFNRMINPKDVEIVREMWKRGDFDQYPTGYDPTDPNRPKISKNRSFGAQVLTLGDGGKLQSSLNENYSRDTVLTEEIPMTILQTQNGSSRQIVRGEPWMSSPRETQNLLHSPRLQEQEEQSKRMNSALRPSLDARRGRTSLDRTREQMRASNELDARYSLDRARTSLDLPGVTNAEELMRRTSKDYVN from the coding sequence ATGTCTAATCTGCCAGATTCCCCGTTCAATGATGAGCCTCCAATGTCTCCTTTTGACGATAAGTTTgagtttgaagagcagcagAACGGCAAGGCCAACACGCGAAGAAAAGGATctattctgaagaagcacGGCACCCATAAGAATCCGAAGACTACGGGATTGGGAGTGGCTTTCCAGGAGGATAAATTGCCagaatttgaagaggcAGCAAGACCGtttgatgaggaagaagatgacgatgcGCATTCCTTTAAGGCTACGCCGAAGATGGGCGGACCAGCTGCGATGTTCGAGGACGTGACTCTGGATGATCCGAGTTCAAGCGATAAAAGTGACCGTAAACATCACGGCGGGATGAAAAGACTGCGTATGGGGACGCAAAGAAACAAGAAGGGGAGACCAAATGTAGGTAGGGCAAGGACGCTTAAATGGGCTAAAAAGAACTTTCATAACcctttcgaagaatttctgaaggaagagatggaTGACGAGGGTCTGCAAAATCGTGCTAGCGAGCTGAGGACACTCTACTACAACTTGCCACTACCGGAGGATATGCTGGACGAGGATGGTAAACCAATCATAAACTACCCGCGTAACAAGATCAGAACTACCAAATATACGCccttgaacttcttgccGAAGAACATTTTGCTGCAATTCCGTAACATTGCCAACATTTATTTCTTGGTAATGATCATATTGGgtgcttttgaaattttcgGTGTGACGAATCCAGCTTTGAATGCTGTACCGTTGATCGTCATTGTTACCATCACCGCCATCAAAGATGCTATCGAAGACTCAAGGCGTACAGTGTTGGATTTGCAAGTGAATAACACAAGAACCCATATACTTCAAGGAATCGATAACCAAAATGTCTCTGCGGATAATGTTTCCTGGTGGAGAAAGTTTAAGAAAGCGAATACTAGATTGCTCTTGCGATTTGTTGCATTCTGTAAGAGCCACTTAACAGAAGAAGGGAAACGTAAGaggctgcagcagaaacgGCGCAAAATGCAGGCGAAGAGAAACTCTATGGGTGACATGCCACGTAACTCTCTAGACTCGATAGGAAGTTATAGGATGTCTGCTGATTTTGCTAGGCCTTCTGGTGACTACGGCCGCCCTTCAATGGATTACGATAATATGGGACACCTGGTTGGTCgagatgatgatgtcaATCTAATCGACAGGACCATGCCGCCAATACCCGATTGTAGATTCGCGAAAGATTATTGGAAGAATGTTAAAGTCGGAGATATCATACGTATCCATAACAACGACGAAATTCCGGCTGACGTTGTTCTCTTATCAACCTCAGATGCAGATGGGGCCTGCTATGTTGAGACGAAAAATCTGGACGGTGAAACAAATTTGAAAGTTCGCCAGTCTTTGAAATGTAGTTTCCGGATAAGAAATTCGCGAGACATTACAAGAACAAAGTTTTGGCTTGAGAGTGAAGGTCCTCATGCAAATTTGTATTCTTACCAAGGCAATTTGAAGTGGATTGATCCCAATAACAACGAGATGAGAAATGAACCTGTGACTATTAACAATACTCTTCTGCGTGGTTGTACCTTGCGGAATACAAAATGGGCAATGGGTTTGGTCGTCTTCACCGGTGATGATACTAAGATAATGATAAACTCCGGCGTCACCCCAACGAAAAAATCGAGAATTTCCAGAGATCTTAACTTTTCTATCCTAATAAACTTTGGTTTGTTATTTGTGCTATGTTTCATTTCCGGTGTCGTTAATGGTGTCTATTATCGAGAGAAGAACGTCTCGAGAGATTATTTTGAATTCGGCACGCCTGCAGGCAATCCTGCCACTAATGGTTTTGTCTCTTTTTGGGTTGCACTCATTCTTTATCAATCCTTGGTTCCCATTTCATTATATATCTCCGTTGAGATCATCAAAACGGCCCAAGCTGCTTTCATATATGGCGATGTCCTCCTCTACAACGCCAAACTAGACTACCCATGTACACCAAAGAGTTGGAACATCTCAGATGACTTGGGTCAAATTGAGTACATTTTCTCAGATAAAACAGGCACTTTAACCCAAAATGTTATggagttcaagaaagcaACCATCAATGGTGTTTCTTATGGTCGCGTCTATACTGAAGCTCTTGCCGGTTTAAGAAAGAGGCAAGGTGTTGATGTGGAGGCTGAAGGTCAACgtgaaagagaagaaattgccAGAGACCGAGACGTCGTTATCAATGAATTGAAAGCTATGGCTAATAACTCCCAGTTTAACCCAGACGATTTAACGTTTGTCTCGAAGGAATTTGTTCGTGACCTGCAAGGTCAGAATGGAAAATTGCAGCAGAATTGCTGTGAACATTTTATGTTGGCCTTAGCACTTTGCCATTCTGTTTTGGTTGAGCCACACAAATCCGATCCCAATAGACTTGAACTCAAGGCTCAATCTCCGGATGAGGCAGCACTTGTTGGAACGGCAAGGGATATGGGCTACAGTTTTGTCGCGAAAACTCATAAAGGGCTAATAATAGAGATTCAGGGTGTCCAAAAAGAATTTGAAATACTAAACATTCTAGAGTTCAATTCTTCTAGGAAAAGAATGAGCTGCATTGTCAAGATTCCAGCTATGAGCGCAGAAGAGAAGCCTAAGGCGCTCTTGATATGTAAAGGTGCCGATTCCGTCATCTACTCGCGATTGAAGCGCAGTAGTGATGCTAACGATGAATCTCTACTCGAAAAAACTGCTTtacatcttgaagaatacGCTACCGAAGGTTTGAGAACTCTTTGCATCGCTCAAAGAGAACTATCATGGGCTGAGTACTCCGAATGGAATGAGCGATATGACAtagcagcagcagctttaaGTGACCGTGAGCAACAGCTGGATGAAGTTGCTGACAGTATAGAACGTGAACTTGTGTTACTAGGTGGTACAGCCATTGAAGATCGTTTACAAGATGGTGTACCAGATTCTATCGCTTTACTAGGTGAGGCTGGTATTAAACTATGGGTCCTAACTGGTGACAAGGTAGAGACTGCCATCAACATTGGGTTTTCTTGTAACTTACTCAACAATGAAATGGAGCTGCTTGTCATTAAACACAGCGGTAATgacgttgaagaatttggTGATGATCCTTTCTCCGTGGTGCAGAATTTGATTCTTAAATATCTAAGAGAGAGGTTTGGGATGAGCGGTtccgaggaagaactggCTGAAGCACGGAAAGAGCACGGCTTTCCTAAAGGAAACTTTGCAGTCATTATTGATGGTGACGCATTGAAATTAGCACTGAGCagcgatgagatcaagCGGCAATTCTTGCTTCTCTGCAAGAACTGTAAAGCTGTCCTTTGTTGCCGAGTTTCACCGGCCCAAAAGGCGGCAGTCGTCAACTTGGTGAAGAAATCTCTGGACGTCATGACATTGGCAATTGGTGACGGTTCCAATGACGTTGCAATGATTCAATCTGCGGATGTTGGTGTCGGTATTGCTGGTGAAGAGGGTCGTCAAGCAGTCATGTGTTCTGATTATGCTATTGGTCAATTCAGGTATCTCGCCAGACTAGTTTTGGTCCACGGTAGGTGGTCATACAAGCGACTCGCCGAGATGATCCCTCAATTTTTCTACAAGAATGTGATTTTCGCATTAGCTTTATTCTGGTACGGCATCTACAACAATTCAGATGGCTCCTATTTGTTCGAATACACCTACCTGATGTTCTATAACCTGGCTTTCACTTCCCTCCCAGTCATATTCCTGGGGATCATGGACCAGGACGTGAACGACACTATATCCTTGATAGTCCCTCAGCTGTACCGCGTTGGGATTTTGAGAACCGAATGGAATCAAACCAAGTTCCTGTGGTATATGTTTGACGGTGTATATCAGTCGACCATatgtttcttcttccctTATTTGATTTACCACAAGACGATGTATGTGACTCAAAACGGATATGGACTCGAGCATCGTTACTACCTAGGTATCATGGTGACGGCAATCGCGGTTGTCGCATGCAACCTATACGTCTTGCTTCACCAATACAGATGGGACTGGTTTACGGGGCTTTTCATCGGGTTATCATGTATTATTGTCTTCGGCTGGACTGGTATCTGGTCTAGTTCTTTGAGAAGTAACGAGATTTGGAAAGCCGGTGCCCGTATCTACAACACGCCTGCCTTCTGGgctgtcttcttcgtcgccGTCCTTTTCTGTCTGCTACCTCGCTTCACACTGGACTGCTTCAACAGAATGATAAACCCCAAGGACGTCGAAATTGTCAGAGAAATGTGGAAACGCGGTGATTTTGATCAGTACCCGACAGGCTACGATCCGACAGATCCGAACAGGCCCAAGATCTCCAAGAACCGCTCCTTTGGTGCCCAGGTTCTAACCCTGGGCGATGGAGGTAAACTTCAAAGCTCGCTGAACGAAAACTATTCCCGCGACACCGTACTCACCGAAGAGATCCCAATGACCATTCTGCAAACACAGAACGGCTCCTCAAGGCAAATTGTCAGAGGCGAGCCATGGATGTCCTCGCCCCGGGAAACTCAGAACCTCCTACACTCCCCTCGCTTACAGGAACAAGAGGAGCAGAGCAAAAGAATGAACTCGGCATTGAGACCTTCCCTCGACGCGCGCAGGGGCAGAACCTCACTGGACCGCACCAGGGAGCAAATGAGAGCGTCCAACGAGCTCGATGCAAGATATTCACTGGATCGTGCGAGAACTTCTCTCGACTTGCCTGGTGTTACAAACGCAGAGGAGTTGATGAGAAGGACAAGCAAAGATTATGTAAACTAG